The following is a genomic window from Arthrobacter sp. NicSoilB4.
CGCCCGGGTGCTCCGCGTCCGGCCGGCGCAGCTGGTGCCGGCCGTCCGGCAGGCGCCGGCGGAAACCGTCCGACTCCCGGCATGATGCCTAACCGCACCGAACGTCCCGCACCCGCTGGTGCAGGCCGTCCCGGCGGCGGAGCCCGCGGCCCGGGCCGTCCGGGTGGCGCTCCAGGTACCGGTGCTCCCGGTGCCGGTGGCGGCGCTCCGGCCGGCGGTGGCTTCGGCAAGGGTGGCCGCGGTCGCGGTGGCACCCAGGGTGCTTTCGGTAAGGGCGGCGCAGGCCGTGGCAAGCAGCGCAAGTCGAAGCGTGCCAAGCGCCAGGAACTCGAGCAGATGAGTGCTCCGTCGCTGGGTGGCGTCAGCGTTCCCCGCGGCGACGGCAACACCGTAGTTCGGCTTCGCCGTGGCTCGTCCATCACGGACTTTGCCGACAAGATCGAGGCGAACCCCGCCGCACTGGTGACCGTGCTCTTCCACCTCGGCGAAATGGCTACGGCCACGCAGTCGCTGGATGAAGAGACCTTCGCCCTGCTCGGCGAGGAGCTTGGTTACAAGCTCCAGGTCGTGTCCCCGGAGGATGAGGAGCGCGAGCTGCTCTCCGGCTTCGACATCGACTTCGAAGCCGAGCTGGAAGCCGAAGGCGACGAGGATCTCGAAGCACGTCCTCCGGTTGTCACCGTCATGGGTCACGTTGACCACGGTAAGACCCGCCTGCTCGATGCCATCCGCAAGTCCGACGTTATGGCGGGCGAACACGGCGGCATCACGCAGCACATCGGTGCTTACCAGGTCACGCACCAGCACGAAGGCACCGATCGCAAGATCACCTTCATCGATACTCCGGGCCACGAGGCGTTCACCGCCATGCGTGCCCGTGGTGCGAAGGTCACCGACATCGCCATCCTCGTGGTCGCAGCGGACGACGGCGTTATGCCGCAGACCGTTGAAGCCCTCAACCACGCCCAGGCGGCCAACGTGCCGATCGTCGTGGCCGTGAACAAGATCGACAAGGAAGGCGCCAACCCGGAGAAGGTCCGCGGCCAGCTGACCGAATACGGACTGGTTCCGGAAGAGTACGGTGGCGACACCATGTTCGTGGAGGTCTCTGCCCGCCAGAACCTGCACATCGACGAGCTGCTCGAGGCAGTCCTGCTCACCGCAGACGCCGCCCTGGACATGCGCGCCAACCCGAACAAGGACGCCCGCGGTATCGCGATTGAAGCCAACCTGGACAAGGGCCGCGGTTCCGTGGCCACCGTCCTGGTTCAGTCCGGCACCCTGCACGTCGGCGACACCATCGTGGCAGGCACGGCCCACGGCCGCGTCCGTGCGATGTTCGACGACGACGGCAGCGCCCTGACCGAGGCCGGCCCGTCCCGCCCCGTGCAGGTACTGGGTCTGTCCAACGTCCCGCGCGCCGGCGACACCTTCTTCGTGACCGCTGACGAGCGCACCGCCCGCCAGATC
Proteins encoded in this region:
- the infB gene encoding translation initiation factor IF-2, translating into MAKVRVHELAKELGITSKDAVTKLQELGEFVRSASSTIEAPVVRKLRNAYPDAAAASKSEAPASAPKAPASPSASRPAPAPAPAAPTAPAAAAAKTEAPAPAAAAPAPAAAPAASAAPAAPAAQAPAAPSTGIKPGARPAPKAETPAAPARQGSAPRPGGPRPGNNPFATSQGMPRGRGGDNERPSRPGNNPFAPSQGMPRPGGSRTEGERPGGPRPAAGAGGPRPGAPRTGGAPGARPGAPRPAGAAGAGRPAGAGGNRPTPGMMPNRTERPAPAGAGRPGGGARGPGRPGGAPGTGAPGAGGGAPAGGGFGKGGRGRGGTQGAFGKGGAGRGKQRKSKRAKRQELEQMSAPSLGGVSVPRGDGNTVVRLRRGSSITDFADKIEANPAALVTVLFHLGEMATATQSLDEETFALLGEELGYKLQVVSPEDEERELLSGFDIDFEAELEAEGDEDLEARPPVVTVMGHVDHGKTRLLDAIRKSDVMAGEHGGITQHIGAYQVTHQHEGTDRKITFIDTPGHEAFTAMRARGAKVTDIAILVVAADDGVMPQTVEALNHAQAANVPIVVAVNKIDKEGANPEKVRGQLTEYGLVPEEYGGDTMFVEVSARQNLHIDELLEAVLLTADAALDMRANPNKDARGIAIEANLDKGRGSVATVLVQSGTLHVGDTIVAGTAHGRVRAMFDDDGSALTEAGPSRPVQVLGLSNVPRAGDTFFVTADERTARQIAEKREAADRNAALAKRRKRISLEDFDQAVADGKIDTLNLILKGDVSGAVEALEDALLKIDVGEGVQLRVIHRGVGAITQNDVNLATVDSAVIIGFNVKPAERVAELADREGVDMRFYSVIYAAIDDIEAALKGMLKPEYEEHQLGTAEVREVFRSSKFGNIAGSIVRSGVIRRNAKARISRDGKIIGDNLSVETLKRFKDDATEVRTDFECGIGLGSFNDINEGDIIETFEMREKPRV